Proteins from a single region of Enoplosus armatus isolate fEnoArm2 chromosome 6, fEnoArm2.hap1, whole genome shotgun sequence:
- the crabp1a gene encoding cellular retinoic acid-binding protein 1a encodes MPNFAGTWKMKKSENFDELLKALGVNTMLRKVAVAAASNPHVEIRQDGEKFYIKTSTSVRTTEINFHIGEEFDEETVDGRKCKSLATWESENKMYCQQTLVDGDGPKTYWTRELNGDELILTFGADDVVCTRIYVRE; translated from the exons ATGCCTAACTTTGCCGGCACctggaagatgaagaagagtgAGAATTTTGATGAACTTCTCAAAGCCCTGG GAGTCAACACCATGCTGAGGAAGGTGGCGGTGGCAGCGGCCTCCAACCCCCACGTGGAGATCCGCCAGGACGGTGAGAAGTTCTACATCAAGACATCCACCAGTGTGCGCACCACCGAGATCAACTTCCACATCGGGGAAGAATTTGATGAGGAGACGGTGGATGGACGAAAGTGCAAG AGCCTCGCCACCTGGGAGTCGGAGAACAAGATGTACTGTCAGCAGACTCTGGTGGACGGTGACGGCCCCAAAACCTACTGGACCCGAGAGCTGAACGGCGATGAGCTCATACTG ACTTTTGGGGCCGATGACGTAGTGTGCACACGGATTTACGTCCGGGAATGA
- the skic8 gene encoding superkiller complex protein 8, with protein MSTQYSILFKQEHAHDDAIWTAAWGKSGADGTETIVTGSLDDMVKVWKWSDEKLELQWTLEGHQLGVVSVDISHNGAIAASSSLDAHIRLWDLESGKQIKSMDAGPVDAWSVAFSPDSKYIATGSHLGKVNIFGVESGKKEYSLDTRGKFILSIAYSPDGKYLASGAIDGIINIFDIATGKLLHTLEGHAMPIRSLTFSPDSQLLVTASDDGYIKIYDVQHANLAGTLSGHGSWVLNVAFSPDDTHFVSSSSDKSVKVWDASSRACINTFFDHQDQVWSVKYNSTGSKIISAGDDRAIHIYDCPM; from the exons ATGAGCACTCAA TACAGCATTCTTTTCAAGCAAGAACACG cACACGATGATGCTATCTGGACAGCAGCGTGGGGGAAAAGTGGGGCGGATGGGACAGAAACTATTGTGACGGGCTCACTAGATGATATGGTGAAAGTCTGGAAatg GTCGGATGAGAAGCTGGAGCTGCAGTGGACTCTGGAGGGCCACCAGCTGGGTGTGGTGTCAGTGGACATCAGTCACAATGGAGCGATCGCTGCCTCCAGCTCCCTCGACGCTCACATCCGTCTCTGGGACTTAGAGTCTGGAAAACAGATCAAGTCCATGGACGCCGGACCAG tTGACGCATGGTCGGTTGCCTTCTCCCCAGACTCTAAATACATTGCCACTGGAAGCCATCTTGGCAAGGTCAACATCTTCGGTGTGGAAAGTGGCAAGAAGGAATATTCCCTGGACACCCGAGGAAAATTCATCCTGAGTATAGCTTAC AGCCCTGATGGGAAATATTTGGCCAGCGGAGCTATCGATGGAATCATCAACATCTTTGACATCGCCACTGGAAAGCTACTCCACACACTGGAAG gtcACGCCATGCCCATCAGATCCCTCACCTTCTCCCCCGACTCCCAGCTCCTGGTCACAGCCTCCGACGACGGCTACATCAAAATATATGACGT GCAACATGCCAACCTGGCCGGCACACTGAGTGGACATGGATCCTGGGTTCTTAACGTCGCCTTCTCCCCAGATGACACCCACTTTGTCTCGAG CTCGTCTGACAAGAGTGTGAAGGTTTGGGACGCCAGCTCCAGAGCCTGTATCAACACCTTCTTCGACCACCAAGACCAG GTGTGGAGCGTCAAGTACAACAGCACCGGCTCCAAGATCATCTCGGCTGGAGACGACCGCGCCATCCACATCTACGACTGTCCCATGTGA
- the slc25a44a gene encoding solute carrier family 25 member 44a, whose protein sequence is MQQKGAIQIIEWEDLDKRKFYSLGVFMTLTTRATVYPASLIRTRLQVQKGKALYSGTLDAFCKILRAEGVQGLYRGFMVNTFTLVSGQAYITTYELVRKYVSQYSPSNTVKSVVAGGAASLVAQTITVPIDVVSQHLMMQGQGEHLTRFKPKPKMMLAATKRRPTFGQTRDITVQIFAADGFRGFYRGYVASLLTYIPNSALWWPFYHFYAEQLSLLAPSECPHLILQALAGPMAAATASTITNPMDVVRARVQVEGRSSVIETFKQLLAEEGVWGMTKGLSARIISSTPTSVLIVVGYETLKRLSLRAELVESRHW, encoded by the exons ATGCAGCAGAAAGGTGCGATCCAAATCATCGAATGGGAGGACCTGGACAAGAGGAAGTTCTACTCCCTGGGCGTGTTCATGACCCTGACCACCAGGGCCACCGTCTACCCGGCCAGCCTCATCCGCACTCGGCTCCAGGTGCAGAAGGGGAAGGCCCTCTACTCCGGCACCTTGGATGCTTTCTGCAAGATCCTGCGAGCGGAGGGTGTGCAAGGCCTCTACCGTGGCTTTATGGTCAATACGTTCACCCTGGTCTCAGGACAGGCTTATATCACCACATATGAACTGGTGCGCAAGTATGTGTCCCAGTACTCGCCCAGCAACACGGTGAAGTCGGTGGTGGCAGGAGGGGCGGCATCCCTGGTGGCCCAGACCATCACTGTGCCCATAGACGTGGTGTCTCAGCACCTGATGATGCAAGGACAGGGGGAACACCTGACTCGCTTCAAGCCCAAACCCAAAATGATGCTCGCAGCAACTAAGCGCAGACCTACGTTTGGGCAAACCCGTGACATTACGGTGCAGATATTTGCAGCTGACGGCTTCAGGGGGTTTTACAGGGGCTACGTGGCATCGCTGCTCACGTATATCCCAAACAGTGCACTCTGGTGgcctttttatcatttttatgcAG AGCAGCTGTCCTTGTTGGCACCAAGCGAGTGCCCCCATCTGATTCTGCAGGCTTTGGCAGGACCAATGGCAGCAGCAACCGCCTCCACCATCACCAACCCCATGGATGTTGTTCGAGCAAGAGTGCAG GTGGAGGGACGATCGTCTGTTATCGAGACGTTcaagcagctgctggcagagGAGGGCGTCTGGGGGATGACCAAGGGGCTGTCGGCCCGCATCATCTCCTCCACGCCCACGTCGGTGCTCATCGTGGTGGGATATGAGACTCTGAAGAGACTGAGCCTGCGAGCTGAGCTGGTAGAGTCCAGACACTGGTGA